The following are encoded in a window of Desulfarculaceae bacterium genomic DNA:
- a CDS encoding histone deacetylase, which yields MRLGVVRDPVFREHDTGPYHCEVGGRLAAIDQAIDQWEGWVDLDDVPLRSASEEELKRVHHPSHLARIASTAGKTMDLDPDTICSPRSHEVALLAAGSLIDLCDAVLARELEYGFALVRPPGHHATTTRAMGFCLYNNIAAAAAHLITKRALSRVLVVDWDVHHGNGTEDIFYDEPRVTYFSTHQSPLYPGTGTVGAVGHGRGIGHNLNVPISPGRGDLEHLQAFQRLLLPVAQSLRPEFILVSAGFDGHRDDPLASMNLTSQGFAAMAQLVTELSREFCPGRVVMTLEGGYDQASLGRSVVAVLKALRGHREDELIDRAAGANLAAEVERAMLTVGQHWELA from the coding sequence ATGCGCCTGGGGGTGGTGCGCGACCCGGTCTTTCGTGAACATGACACCGGCCCTTACCACTGCGAGGTGGGCGGCCGCCTGGCGGCCATAGATCAGGCCATCGACCAGTGGGAGGGTTGGGTGGACCTGGATGACGTGCCCCTGCGCTCCGCCTCCGAGGAGGAGCTAAAGCGGGTGCACCACCCCAGCCATTTGGCGCGCATCGCCTCCACGGCGGGCAAGACCATGGACCTGGACCCGGACACCATCTGTTCGCCCCGCTCCCACGAGGTGGCCTTGTTGGCCGCCGGCAGCCTCATCGACCTGTGCGACGCGGTGTTGGCCCGCGAGCTGGAGTACGGCTTCGCCCTGGTGCGCCCGCCGGGCCACCACGCCACCACCACCCGGGCCATGGGCTTTTGCCTGTACAACAACATCGCCGCCGCAGCGGCCCATCTCATCACCAAGCGGGCCTTGAGCCGGGTGCTGGTGGTGGACTGGGACGTGCACCACGGCAACGGCACCGAGGACATCTTCTACGACGAGCCCCGCGTTACCTATTTCTCCACCCACCAATCGCCCCTGTACCCCGGCACCGGCACGGTGGGCGCGGTGGGCCACGGCAGGGGCATCGGGCACAACCTCAACGTGCCCATCTCGCCCGGCCGGGGCGACCTGGAGCATTTGCAGGCCTTCCAGCGCCTCCTGCTGCCCGTGGCCCAAAGCCTAAGGCCCGAGTTCATCCTGGTCTCGGCCGGCTTCGACGGCCACAGGGACGACCCCCTGGCCTCCATGAACCTCACCTCCCAGGGCTTCGCGGCCATGGCCCAGCTGGTTACGGAGTTGAGCCGGGAGTTCTGCCCCGGCAGGGTGGTGATGACCCTGGAGGGCGGCTACGACCAGGCCTCCCTGGGCCGCTCGGTGGTGGCGGTGCTCAAGGCCCTCCGGGGCCACCGCGAGGATGAGCTCATCGACCGGGCCGCCGGGGCCAACCTGGCCGCCGAGGTGGAGCGGGCCATGCTCACCGTGGGCCAGCACTGGGAGCTTGCCTGA
- the gatC gene encoding Asp-tRNA(Asn)/Glu-tRNA(Gln) amidotransferase subunit GatC, with translation MKITAEEVAHVAALARLRLSDEMSAKLTEQLNDILTAMDKLAELDTSGVPSTNHALELTGAMRPDQARPGLDHARALANAPDSDGQSFIVPKVI, from the coding sequence ATGAAGATTACCGCCGAGGAGGTGGCCCACGTGGCCGCCCTGGCCCGGCTCAGGCTCAGTGACGAGATGAGCGCCAAGCTCACCGAGCAGCTCAACGACATCCTCACGGCCATGGACAAGCTGGCCGAGCTGGACACCAGCGGGGTGCCCTCCACCAACCACGCATTGGAGTTGACCGGCGCCATGCGCCCGGACCAGGCCCGCCCCGGCCTGGACCACGCCCGCGCCCTGGCCAACGCGCCCGACAGCGACGGCCAGAGCTTCATCGTGCCCAAGGTGATATAG
- the gatA gene encoding Asp-tRNA(Asn)/Glu-tRNA(Gln) amidotransferase subunit GatA, translating to MELHELTLLGALELLENKEVSSVELTQALLARMEAVEPKVNAYLTTTPEMALEQAQAADQARAKGEAGPLCGVPAGLKDVLCTQGVRTTCASKILDNFVPPFDAYLVARLKEAGMVLLGKHNMDEFAMGSSTENSGFGPSKNPWDLNTIPGGSSGGTAASVAAGTSLFSVGTDTGGSIRQPASHCGVVGMKPTYGRVSRFGLVAFASSLDQAGPITRTVADAAAVLQIIAGHDPADSTSAPRPVPDYAAALGRGVKGLKLGVPAEFFVEGLDPEVEQTVKAAMAVLEGLGAELVEVNLPHTDYALPVYYIIAPAEASSNLARYDGVKYGMSQRREGAGLMDMYLDTRSEGFGDEVIRRIMLGTYALSAGYYDAYYGKAGQVRTLIRRDFDQAFEKVDAIVGPVTPSPAFGIGQKTGDPLQMYLSDVFTLSTNLAGLPGMSVPCGFSAAGLPIGLQVIAPHFAEETLLAVGHAYQEASDHHLKRPPL from the coding sequence ATGGAACTGCATGAGCTGACCCTGCTGGGGGCCCTGGAGCTCTTGGAAAACAAAGAGGTCTCCTCGGTGGAGCTGACCCAGGCGCTTCTGGCCCGCATGGAGGCCGTGGAGCCCAAGGTAAACGCCTACCTAACCACCACCCCCGAGATGGCCCTGGAGCAGGCCCAGGCGGCGGACCAGGCCCGGGCCAAGGGGGAGGCCGGGCCCCTGTGCGGAGTGCCCGCCGGGCTAAAGGACGTGCTCTGCACTCAGGGAGTGCGCACCACCTGCGCCTCCAAGATCCTCGATAACTTCGTGCCGCCCTTTGACGCCTATTTGGTGGCCCGGCTCAAAGAAGCGGGCATGGTGCTCCTGGGCAAGCACAACATGGACGAGTTCGCCATGGGCTCGTCCACCGAGAACTCGGGCTTCGGCCCCAGCAAGAACCCTTGGGACCTGAACACCATCCCCGGCGGCTCCTCGGGCGGCACCGCGGCCAGCGTGGCCGCCGGGACCAGCCTGTTCTCCGTGGGCACCGACACCGGCGGCTCCATCCGCCAGCCCGCCTCCCACTGCGGGGTGGTGGGCATGAAGCCCACCTACGGCCGGGTGAGCCGCTTCGGGCTGGTGGCCTTTGCCTCGTCCCTGGACCAGGCCGGGCCCATCACCCGCACCGTGGCCGACGCTGCCGCCGTGTTGCAAATTATCGCGGGCCACGACCCGGCCGATTCCACCAGCGCGCCCCGGCCGGTGCCCGACTACGCCGCCGCCCTGGGGCGCGGGGTCAAGGGCCTCAAGCTGGGGGTGCCCGCCGAGTTTTTCGTGGAGGGCCTGGACCCCGAGGTGGAACAAACCGTCAAGGCGGCCATGGCCGTTTTGGAAGGCCTGGGCGCCGAGCTGGTGGAGGTGAACCTGCCTCACACCGACTACGCCCTGCCGGTGTACTACATCATCGCCCCGGCCGAGGCCTCCTCCAACCTGGCCCGCTACGACGGGGTGAAGTACGGCATGAGCCAGCGCCGCGAAGGGGCCGGGCTCATGGACATGTATCTGGACACGCGCAGCGAGGGCTTTGGCGATGAGGTGATCCGGCGCATCATGCTGGGCACCTATGCCCTGAGCGCGGGCTATTACGACGCCTACTACGGCAAGGCCGGCCAGGTGCGCACCCTGATCCGCCGCGACTTTGACCAGGCCTTTGAGAAAGTGGACGCCATCGTGGGGCCGGTTACCCCCTCCCCGGCCTTCGGCATCGGGCAAAAGACCGGCGACCCGCTCCAGATGTATCTGAGCGACGTGTTCACCCTGAGCACCAACCTGGCCGGGCTGCCCGGCATGAGCGTGCCCTGCGGCTTCTCCGCCGCGGGCCTGCCCATCGGCCTGCAAGTCATCGCCCCCCACTTTGCCGAGGAGACCTTGCTCGCCGTGGGCCATGCCTATCAGGAGGCCAGCGACCACCACTTGAAGCGGCCTCCTCTCTAA
- a CDS encoding methyltransferase domain-containing protein has product MGPLERSRFYDQVAEVYDRQYAYPRRHSLVQAAWLGRRCPSGRLLDLGCGTGRMLGLLSRAGFTPFGLDCSPAMLARCRQTGSFPLVLADAARGLPFRDQSFATVVSLHATLIHLTAPGELEAALAEARRVLMRGGMLVVELPHPSSFPPGRDAPLWREYQAGMSCREAARGLEEMRLDDCRELTTLVRVLRLPDVQRLFQGWRRVQVHPGFRGGRFRLDKGEVMVVTAVR; this is encoded by the coding sequence TTGGGCCCCCTGGAACGCAGCCGCTTCTACGACCAGGTGGCCGAGGTCTACGACCGCCAATACGCCTACCCGCGCCGCCACAGCCTGGTGCAAGCCGCCTGGCTGGGGCGGCGTTGTCCTTCCGGCCGCCTGCTGGACCTGGGCTGCGGCACGGGCCGCATGTTGGGGCTCCTGAGCCGGGCGGGCTTCACCCCCTTCGGCCTGGACTGCTCCCCGGCCATGCTGGCCCGCTGCCGCCAAACCGGCAGCTTCCCCCTGGTCCTGGCCGACGCGGCCCGGGGCCTTCCCTTCCGCGATCAGAGCTTCGCCACGGTCGTGAGCCTCCACGCCACCCTGATCCACCTCACCGCGCCCGGCGAGCTGGAGGCCGCCCTGGCCGAGGCTAGGCGGGTGCTGATGCGCGGAGGGATGCTGGTGGTGGAGCTGCCTCACCCGTCCAGCTTCCCACCCGGCAGGGACGCGCCTCTGTGGCGGGAGTATCAAGCGGGCATGAGCTGCCGCGAGGCCGCGCGGGGCCTGGAGGAGATGCGCCTGGACGACTGCCGGGAGCTGACCACTCTGGTGCGCGTCTTGCGCCTGCCCGACGTGCAGCGCCTGTTTCAGGGCTGGCGGCGGGTGCAGGTGCATCCCGGTTTCCGGGGCGGGCGCTTCAGGCTGGATAAGGGTGAGGTCATGGTGGTCACGGCGGTAAGGTAG
- a CDS encoding sigma-54 dependent transcriptional regulator: MERILIVDDEKNYLVVLQALLADAGYEVFTANSGSQALAQAAEDEPDLVITDMRMPTMTGVELIRRLKERFPDVLIIVMTAYGTVENAVEAMKAGAVDYITKPFENTELLLTVQKALKMRRLLAQNRLLKEELKGFGEIIGDSKVMREVYELIDKVAATKATVLLTGESGTGKELIARAIHARSPRAEEPFVAVNCMALTETLLESELFGHEKGAFTGASARRKGRFELAHGGTLFLDEVGEMGPSLQVKLLRVLQERTFERVGGNQPIKVDVRIVAATNRDLAEAVEEGSFREDLFYRLNVVRVDLPPLSSRMEDLPALVAHFVNKYAAEVGRPAPEVSQEAMEVIYRHPWPGNVRELENAIERAVILAGERITPADLPLEMRPAATPAEAAPPPSGVNLNEALEDLEQRMILQALKEADGVAAHAAEALGLTKSNLAYKLKKYGIS; this comes from the coding sequence GTGGAACGCATCCTCATAGTCGACGACGAGAAGAACTACCTGGTGGTCTTGCAGGCCCTGTTGGCTGACGCGGGCTACGAGGTGTTCACGGCTAACAGCGGCTCCCAGGCCCTGGCCCAGGCTGCCGAGGATGAGCCCGACCTGGTCATCACCGACATGCGCATGCCCACCATGACCGGGGTGGAGCTTATCCGCCGCCTCAAGGAGCGCTTCCCGGACGTGCTGATCATCGTGATGACCGCCTACGGCACGGTGGAAAACGCGGTTGAGGCCATGAAGGCCGGGGCGGTGGACTACATCACCAAGCCTTTCGAGAACACCGAGCTGCTGCTCACCGTGCAAAAGGCGCTCAAGATGCGCCGCCTGCTGGCCCAGAATCGGCTGCTCAAGGAGGAGCTCAAAGGATTCGGCGAGATCATCGGCGACAGCAAGGTCATGCGCGAGGTGTACGAGCTGATCGACAAGGTGGCCGCCACCAAGGCCACGGTGCTCCTCACCGGCGAGAGCGGCACGGGCAAGGAGCTGATCGCCCGGGCCATCCACGCCCGCTCCCCCCGGGCCGAGGAGCCCTTCGTGGCGGTCAACTGCATGGCCCTTACCGAGACCCTGCTGGAGAGTGAGCTGTTCGGTCACGAGAAGGGCGCCTTCACCGGGGCCAGCGCCCGGCGCAAGGGCCGCTTCGAGCTGGCCCATGGGGGCACCCTGTTCCTGGACGAGGTAGGCGAGATGGGCCCCAGCCTGCAAGTGAAGCTCTTGCGCGTGCTGCAGGAGCGGACCTTCGAGCGGGTGGGGGGCAACCAGCCCATCAAGGTGGATGTGCGCATCGTGGCCGCCACCAACCGCGACCTGGCCGAGGCGGTGGAGGAGGGCTCCTTCCGCGAGGACCTGTTCTATCGCTTAAACGTGGTGCGCGTCGACCTGCCTCCCCTCAGCTCGCGCATGGAGGACCTACCCGCTCTGGTGGCCCACTTCGTAAACAAGTACGCCGCCGAGGTGGGCCGCCCCGCGCCCGAGGTCTCCCAGGAGGCCATGGAGGTGATCTACCGCCACCCCTGGCCGGGCAACGTTCGCGAGCTGGAGAACGCCATCGAGCGGGCGGTGATCCTGGCCGGCGAACGCATCACCCCGGCCGACCTCCCCTTGGAGATGCGGCCAGCCGCCACGCCTGCCGAGGCGGCCCCGCCTCCCAGCGGGGTGAACCTTAACGAGGCCTTGGAAGACCTGGAGCAGCGCATGATCCTCCAGGCCCTTAAGGAGGCCGACGGCGTGGCCGCCCACGCGGCCGAGGCCCTGGGGCTCACCAAATCGAATCTGGCCTACAAGCTGAAAAAGTACGGGATCAGTTAG
- a CDS encoding glucose-6-phosphate isomerase translates to MAKRGVKVDYAYCREEIIGAHGFTQARLNDLAPAVEAVHQRITSQHAAGQLGFMDLPAQDEVLEQVLEQASRLRSIADELVVLGIGGSALGTTAVDMALKGALRHALPPGPDGMRVFVADNSDPRFFGAVLDQVDLERTAFCVISKSGSTAETMSQFLIVKELLERRLGKEEALRRLVFITDPQKGNLRLIAEDEPVAILNVPPNVGGRYSVLTPVGLLPLACAGHDVAALLSGAAAMAADCTSPDLMKNPAYLVGALNVGFYRQGRNVLVMMPYATDLFGLAQWFAQLWAESLGKAVSLKGDEVHLGQTPVAAVGATDQHSQLQLYMEGPQDKLVMFLTLDNYGRDLVIPELYPKIDALSYLGGRSLAELVHAESRATAAALASQGRPSYSLRLPAVSPETLGEVIYLLELATVMAGGLMEINPLDQPGVELSKQLSYGLMGRKGFEAQAERMRALDAGEKYLV, encoded by the coding sequence ATGGCCAAACGCGGTGTGAAGGTAGATTACGCATACTGCCGGGAGGAGATCATCGGCGCGCACGGGTTCACCCAGGCGCGGCTGAACGACCTGGCCCCGGCGGTGGAGGCGGTTCACCAACGCATAACTTCGCAGCACGCCGCCGGACAACTGGGCTTCATGGACCTGCCCGCCCAAGACGAGGTGCTGGAGCAGGTGTTGGAGCAGGCGTCCCGCCTGCGCTCCATCGCCGACGAGCTGGTGGTCTTGGGCATCGGGGGCAGCGCCCTGGGCACCACTGCGGTGGACATGGCCCTCAAGGGCGCTCTGCGCCACGCCCTGCCGCCCGGCCCGGACGGCATGAGGGTCTTCGTGGCCGATAACAGCGACCCCCGCTTCTTCGGCGCGGTGCTGGACCAGGTGGACCTGGAGCGCACCGCCTTCTGCGTGATCAGCAAAAGCGGATCCACCGCCGAGACCATGTCCCAGTTCCTCATCGTCAAGGAGCTGTTGGAGCGCCGCCTGGGCAAAGAAGAGGCGCTTAGGCGTTTGGTGTTCATCACCGATCCCCAGAAAGGCAACCTCCGGCTCATCGCCGAGGACGAGCCCGTGGCCATCCTCAACGTGCCGCCCAATGTGGGCGGGCGCTACTCGGTGCTCACCCCGGTGGGCCTTTTGCCCCTGGCCTGCGCGGGGCATGACGTGGCCGCCTTGCTCTCGGGCGCGGCGGCCATGGCCGCGGACTGCACCAGCCCGGACCTCATGAAAAATCCGGCCTACCTGGTAGGCGCGCTCAATGTGGGCTTCTACCGCCAGGGGCGCAACGTCCTGGTGATGATGCCCTATGCCACCGACCTGTTCGGACTGGCCCAATGGTTCGCCCAGCTCTGGGCCGAGTCCCTGGGCAAGGCGGTGTCCTTGAAGGGCGACGAGGTGCATCTGGGCCAAACCCCGGTGGCTGCGGTGGGGGCCACGGACCAGCACTCCCAGCTCCAGCTCTACATGGAAGGGCCCCAGGACAAGCTGGTCATGTTCCTCACCCTGGACAACTACGGCCGCGACCTGGTGATTCCCGAGCTCTACCCCAAGATCGACGCCCTGAGCTATCTGGGCGGGCGCTCCTTGGCCGAGCTGGTGCACGCCGAGAGCCGGGCCACCGCCGCCGCCTTGGCCAGCCAGGGGCGGCCCTCCTATAGCCTGCGCCTGCCCGCCGTCTCGCCCGAGACCCTGGGCGAGGTGATCTACCTCCTGGAGCTGGCCACGGTCATGGCCGGCGGCCTCATGGAGATCAACCCCCTGGACCAGCCCGGCGTGGAGCTAAGTAAGCAGCTCTCCTACGGCCTCATGGGCCGCAAGGGCTTCGAGGCCCAGGCCGAGCGCATGAGGGCCCTGGACGCCGGCGAAAAGTACCTGGTGTAA
- a CDS encoding replication-associated recombination protein A codes for MSLFQEPEAPNAPPANAPLAERLRPHDLADFAGQEHLMGPGKPLMKLMEQGQPASLIFWGPPGTGKTTLARLLARSWDAHFSEFSAVLSGVAEVRREVAAARDRLRGGRRTVLFVDEIHRFNKAQQDAFLPHVESGVISLLGATTENPSFEIIPALLSRLRVMVLHPLGPAELESILARALSDPERGLGGLGIEVTPEAAEHLINAAFGDARRLLVVLEVAAQAAPLGKAGGKLIDLELAEEAVGKKALRYDKAGEEHYNLISALHKSLRGSDPDAALYWLARMLEAGESPHYILRRLCNFACEDVGLADPYALNQVIAALRAFDLMGLPEGDLPIAQAVVYLALAPKTNALYTAFSAAKRDARELGPLEVPLHIRNPSTRLMKELDYGKGYQYPHDFENAVVAQEFLPERLRGRSYYRPSQRGREKFLRERLEKLRQAKARLASEKDKGKS; via the coding sequence GTGAGCTTGTTCCAAGAGCCCGAAGCGCCCAACGCCCCGCCTGCCAATGCCCCCCTGGCCGAGCGCCTACGCCCCCATGACCTGGCCGATTTCGCGGGCCAGGAGCATCTCATGGGCCCGGGCAAGCCGCTGATGAAGCTCATGGAGCAGGGGCAGCCCGCCTCGTTGATCTTCTGGGGCCCGCCGGGCACTGGCAAAACCACCCTGGCCCGCCTCCTGGCCCGCTCCTGGGACGCCCATTTCAGCGAGTTCTCGGCCGTGCTCTCGGGCGTGGCCGAAGTGCGCCGCGAGGTGGCCGCTGCCCGCGACCGCTTGCGCGGCGGACGGCGCACCGTCCTGTTCGTGGACGAGATCCACCGTTTCAACAAGGCCCAGCAGGATGCCTTCCTGCCCCACGTGGAGTCCGGGGTGATCTCCCTTTTGGGAGCCACCACCGAAAACCCCAGCTTCGAGATAATTCCGGCGCTCTTGTCCCGGCTCAGGGTCATGGTGCTCCATCCCCTGGGACCGGCCGAGCTGGAGAGCATCCTGGCCCGGGCGCTCAGCGACCCGGAGCGCGGCCTGGGCGGCCTGGGCATAGAGGTGACTCCCGAGGCGGCCGAGCATCTGATCAACGCGGCCTTTGGCGACGCCCGGCGGCTCCTGGTGGTCTTGGAGGTGGCGGCCCAGGCGGCCCCCCTGGGCAAGGCCGGGGGCAAGCTCATCGACCTGGAGCTGGCCGAGGAGGCGGTGGGCAAAAAGGCCCTGCGCTACGACAAGGCCGGCGAGGAGCACTACAACCTCATCAGCGCGCTGCACAAGTCGCTCCGGGGCTCGGACCCGGATGCGGCGCTCTACTGGCTGGCCCGCATGTTGGAAGCGGGCGAGTCGCCGCACTACATCCTGCGGCGGCTGTGCAACTTCGCCTGCGAGGACGTGGGCCTGGCCGATCCCTACGCCCTGAACCAGGTCATCGCCGCGCTCAGGGCCTTTGACCTCATGGGCCTGCCCGAGGGCGATTTGCCCATCGCCCAGGCGGTGGTCTACCTGGCCCTGGCCCCCAAGACCAACGCCCTGTACACTGCCTTCAGCGCGGCCAAACGGGACGCCCGCGAACTGGGGCCCCTGGAAGTGCCGCTCCATATCCGCAACCCCTCCACCCGCCTGATGAAAGAGCTGGACTACGGCAAAGGCTACCAGTACCCGCACGACTTCGAGAATGCGGTGGTGGCCCAGGAGTTTTTGCCCGAGCGGCTGCGCGGACGGAGCTACTACCGCCCCAGCCAGCGGGGTCGCGAAAAATTCCTAAGGGAGCGTTTGGAAAAATTAAGGCAGGCCAAGGCCCGCCTCGCTTCGGAAAAGGATAAGGGGAAAAGTTAG
- a CDS encoding patatin-like phospholipase family protein: MALGGGGARGFAHVGVIEAFEAHGVVIDNIVGVSAGAVAGAGYALGYSTTKMREQVLAFSETELARHPRLAAMRSNDEQSCHGLADRVTRLFCQGLLVKSFFLDRALVGADFFHEMVRFFLPPAKIEDARIPFAAVATDVISGEAVLLEHGDLRRAVQASCSVPGVAEPVELNGRHLIDGGAVCLVPTDFARRLGKGGLVVAVNVDREVAVSDLPGQAMEYYLRATEIQSYHLAQLLCEQADLALQPALGDVHWADFGRSAWIMDQGRRAGEEAWQNLERLLKSGGPWWKRLLRGGEAAR; the protein is encoded by the coding sequence TTGGCTTTGGGCGGGGGCGGAGCCCGCGGCTTCGCCCACGTGGGGGTCATCGAGGCCTTCGAGGCCCACGGCGTGGTTATCGATAACATCGTGGGGGTCAGCGCCGGGGCGGTGGCGGGGGCGGGCTATGCCCTGGGCTACTCCACCACCAAGATGCGCGAGCAGGTGCTGGCCTTTTCCGAAACCGAACTGGCGCGCCATCCCCGCCTGGCGGCCATGCGCTCCAACGACGAGCAGAGCTGCCATGGATTGGCCGACCGGGTGACCCGCCTGTTCTGCCAGGGGCTTCTGGTAAAATCCTTTTTCCTGGACCGCGCCCTGGTGGGGGCCGATTTTTTCCATGAGATGGTGCGCTTTTTCCTGCCGCCCGCCAAAATAGAGGACGCGCGCATCCCCTTTGCCGCCGTGGCCACCGACGTGATCAGCGGCGAGGCGGTGCTTCTGGAGCACGGCGACCTGCGCCGCGCGGTGCAGGCCAGCTGTTCGGTGCCCGGGGTGGCCGAGCCGGTGGAACTGAACGGCCGCCATCTCATCGACGGCGGGGCGGTGTGCCTGGTGCCCACCGACTTCGCCCGCCGCCTGGGCAAGGGAGGCCTGGTGGTGGCGGTGAACGTGGACCGCGAGGTGGCGGTGAGCGACCTGCCCGGTCAGGCCATGGAGTACTACTTGCGAGCCACCGAGATACAGAGCTATCACCTGGCCCAACTCCTGTGCGAGCAGGCCGACCTGGCCCTGCAACCCGCCCTGGGCGACGTGCACTGGGCCGACTTCGGCCGCAGCGCCTGGATCATGGACCAGGGCCGCCGGGCCGGGGAAGAGGCCTGGCAGAATCTGGAGCGCTTGCTCAAGTCCGGCGGCCCCTGGTGGAAGCGCCTGCTTCGGGGCGGGGAGGCGGCGCGGTGA
- the rpsU gene encoding 30S ribosomal protein S21 — translation MQVQVVDNNVEKAIKVLKRKLTKEGVFRQLKEKRWHEKPSDMRRRKERQARRRLRRQIARARARTTR, via the coding sequence GTGCAAGTCCAGGTAGTGGACAACAACGTCGAGAAGGCCATCAAGGTTCTCAAGCGCAAGCTGACCAAGGAAGGCGTTTTCCGCCAGCTCAAGGAAAAACGCTGGCACGAAAAGCCGTCGGACATGCGTCGGCGCAAGGAGCGCCAGGCTCGCCGGCGCCTGCGGCGTCAGATCGCCCGGGCCCGCGCCCGCACCACGCGCTAG
- a CDS encoding LysE family translocator, translating into MTPLPDPSGLGVWSLLATSFVIGLSGAVMPGPVLAVTVTHAARQGVKAGPLVVLGHAILEAALLAALVLGLAPVLTKPTVAGIIGGVGALILVWLAWGMFRALPGMSLKLEEGKARAAGPVRDGFLLSLANPYWSLWWATVGLSLTAMALDTPLGWWGLVIFYLGHISSDFVWYLFVSLVVAKGRRFINDTAYRGLVGVCAGFLVFFAAYFAWFAWQQFGA; encoded by the coding sequence TTGACCCCTTTGCCCGATCCGTCCGGTCTGGGCGTCTGGAGCCTGCTGGCCACCAGCTTCGTCATCGGCCTATCCGGCGCGGTGATGCCCGGCCCGGTGCTGGCGGTCACCGTGACCCATGCCGCCCGCCAGGGCGTGAAGGCCGGGCCCCTGGTGGTTCTGGGCCACGCCATCCTGGAGGCAGCGCTGTTGGCCGCGCTGGTGCTGGGTTTGGCTCCGGTGCTCACCAAGCCGACCGTGGCCGGGATCATCGGCGGGGTGGGGGCGCTTATCCTGGTGTGGCTGGCCTGGGGCATGTTCCGGGCCTTACCGGGCATGAGCCTGAAGCTGGAAGAGGGCAAGGCCCGGGCGGCCGGGCCGGTGCGCGACGGCTTCCTGCTCAGCCTGGCCAACCCCTACTGGTCGCTGTGGTGGGCCACGGTGGGCCTGTCGCTCACCGCCATGGCCCTGGACACGCCCCTGGGCTGGTGGGGCCTGGTGATCTTCTACCTGGGCCACATCAGCTCGGACTTCGTGTGGTACTTGTTCGTGTCGCTGGTGGTGGCCAAGGGCCGCCGCTTCATCAACGACACGGCCTATCGGGGGCTGGTGGGGGTGTGCGCCGGGTTCCTGGTGTTTTTCGCCGCCTACTTCGCCTGGTTCGCCTGGCAGCAGTTCGGGGCCTGA